From a single Lentisphaera profundi genomic region:
- a CDS encoding DUF1552 domain-containing protein: MKRRDLIKMAALAPFIHSNTLQAKVKDTIRVKLKKNIVLVNLDLGLYAPHFRDGGSSCKYITEIFSEFKDQMTYFDGISEPGMGGGHECQPASFTALKYEDREHHPDRVMMSLDQRLAEGSIQESRHKFIYHRVNNGSSMSWNKFEQPLPAVQGANALYEQLFARTDSKTDKARIERERDILAALARNFRRYWTGTVQEQDMKASLEHQIAILSEREKWLKVKKPYMKKTFGENDEKNPLPSCSNNYELVYQALEKQQTKIAFMQFGGSGLQRGMNGIDLGHHGNTHHAGYAERIRALELIDGKVLGELKRFLHRLKEGNLYDDTIVLFHCGMGDAGAHDPRRTASFLFGGGFQHKESVACLRAKNDHIYSTCNLFSSVLKQSGFNDIAFNSSKTVIPELFKA; this comes from the coding sequence ATGAAGAGACGTGATCTTATTAAAATGGCCGCCCTGGCTCCGTTTATCCATTCGAACACTTTGCAGGCCAAAGTAAAAGATACGATTCGGGTAAAATTAAAAAAGAATATTGTATTAGTTAATTTGGATCTCGGGCTGTATGCACCCCATTTTCGTGATGGCGGATCTTCCTGCAAATACATAACCGAAATTTTCTCCGAATTCAAAGATCAGATGACTTATTTTGACGGTATTTCAGAGCCTGGAATGGGTGGTGGTCACGAATGTCAGCCAGCCAGTTTTACCGCTTTAAAATATGAAGATCGCGAACATCATCCCGATCGCGTGATGATGAGTTTGGATCAACGTCTTGCGGAAGGTTCGATCCAAGAATCGAGGCATAAATTCATTTACCATCGAGTCAATAATGGCTCGAGTATGAGTTGGAACAAATTTGAACAACCACTGCCCGCAGTACAGGGTGCCAATGCTTTGTATGAACAGCTATTTGCACGCACGGATAGCAAGACGGATAAAGCTAGAATCGAACGAGAGCGAGATATTCTTGCGGCTTTAGCAAGAAATTTTCGTCGTTACTGGACTGGAACAGTTCAAGAACAGGATATGAAGGCGTCTTTGGAACATCAAATAGCGATTTTATCCGAACGCGAAAAATGGTTAAAGGTGAAGAAGCCTTATATGAAAAAGACTTTTGGTGAAAATGACGAAAAAAATCCTCTCCCTTCCTGCTCAAATAATTATGAGCTAGTTTATCAAGCTTTGGAGAAACAGCAGACCAAAATTGCCTTTATGCAGTTTGGTGGTTCAGGCTTACAACGTGGGATGAATGGTATAGACTTAGGACATCACGGAAATACCCATCATGCGGGTTATGCTGAAAGAATCCGAGCATTAGAGCTGATTGATGGCAAAGTCCTTGGAGAGCTTAAAAGGTTTCTTCATCGATTGAAAGAAGGTAATCTCTACGACGACACCATTGTTTTATTTCACTGTGGTATGGGCGATGCAGGTGCCCATGACCCAAGACGAACCGCCTCATTTTTATTTGGAGGGGGCTTTCAGCATAAAGAATCAGTAGCCTGTCTAAGAGCTAAAAATGATCATATCTATTCTACCTGTAATTTATTTTCAAGTGTCTTAAAACAGAGCGGATTTAATGATATTGCTTTCAATAGTAGTAAGACTGTAATTCCAGAACTTTTTAAAGCTTAG
- a CDS encoding sulfatase-like hydrolase/transferase, which yields MRITHYDDNLLLRFPLRYLVLLFLISLLSYGVEKPNFIIILADDMPYNALSYTGSPEVRTPHIDSLFEQGLACPQAYVTHGVCAPSRAGLMTGRYQARFGYETLSGSPSHAAKVDHGVDINEITIAQLLKTAGYTSAALGKWHLGINKKYQPLQRGFDHQFGFAGGGGPYYDPKTRSHGLIRNGQPAPWPEGAYQTDLMAQEAEDWMKSVAGKPFFLYFAPYAVHAPFEAPPELIPEGKHPMVGMMKSLDMAVGRILKTVEELGQRDNTIIVFLSDNGGVPKVFEHGFTNAPFRGGKATVLDGGVHVPFTCYWPGKIEGNEYLGIVSSLDLLPTFAAAAGISLPNDRDYDGVNLLTQLQRKQKADKKRTLYWRWRNGHAVREGKWKLVWEINWGEFHHLRNKQNLKNPSPTLRPNPNDRFSSLYFKPQLYNLENDPSESKDLSSQYPEIMERLKKKLKSFDAIAKPLSKEELAAWPQP from the coding sequence GTGCGTATTACTCATTATGATGACAATTTATTATTGAGGTTTCCGTTGCGCTATCTAGTTCTTCTCTTTCTTATTTCACTACTTTCCTATGGAGTGGAAAAGCCGAATTTTATTATTATCCTCGCAGATGATATGCCCTATAATGCACTTAGCTATACGGGGAGTCCGGAAGTAAGAACGCCCCATATAGACAGTCTCTTTGAACAAGGTTTAGCTTGTCCACAAGCCTATGTGACCCACGGTGTCTGTGCTCCTTCACGAGCTGGACTAATGACCGGGCGCTATCAGGCTCGCTTCGGCTATGAAACGCTGAGTGGATCTCCAAGTCATGCCGCGAAAGTTGATCATGGTGTGGATATCAATGAAATTACGATTGCCCAGCTTTTGAAGACTGCAGGCTATACCTCTGCGGCCTTGGGTAAATGGCATCTGGGTATAAATAAAAAGTATCAGCCCTTGCAACGCGGCTTTGATCATCAGTTTGGTTTTGCCGGCGGTGGCGGGCCTTATTACGACCCAAAAACAAGATCTCATGGACTCATTCGCAATGGCCAGCCTGCCCCTTGGCCTGAAGGGGCTTACCAAACCGACCTCATGGCACAAGAAGCTGAGGATTGGATGAAATCAGTAGCAGGCAAACCTTTTTTCCTCTACTTTGCGCCCTACGCAGTACATGCTCCCTTTGAAGCACCTCCTGAGCTAATTCCTGAAGGGAAGCACCCCATGGTAGGCATGATGAAGAGCTTGGATATGGCCGTTGGCCGTATTTTAAAAACGGTAGAGGAACTAGGTCAGCGTGACAATACAATTATTGTTTTTTTAAGTGATAATGGAGGCGTACCAAAGGTTTTTGAACATGGTTTTACCAATGCACCTTTTAGGGGAGGCAAAGCCACTGTCTTAGATGGGGGAGTTCACGTACCTTTTACTTGCTATTGGCCAGGTAAAATTGAAGGAAATGAATATCTTGGAATTGTTTCGAGTCTTGACCTACTGCCCACTTTTGCTGCCGCGGCAGGCATCAGCCTTCCTAATGACCGCGATTATGATGGTGTAAACTTACTGACACAGCTTCAGAGAAAACAAAAAGCGGATAAGAAGCGCACGCTTTACTGGCGGTGGCGTAATGGTCATGCCGTACGTGAGGGCAAGTGGAAGTTAGTATGGGAAATAAATTGGGGGGAATTTCATCATTTGCGAAATAAGCAAAACTTAAAGAATCCATCACCCACTTTACGTCCTAATCCCAATGATCGTTTTTCATCGCTGTATTTTAAGCCTCAGCTCTATAATCTAGAAAATGACCCAAGTGAAAGTAAGGATTTATCCTCTCAATACCCTGAAATCATGGAGAGACTTAAAAAGAAACTCAAATCCTTTGACGCTATTGCCAAGCCCCTAAGTAAAGAAGAACTCGCAGCCTGGCCTCAGCCTTAG